Genomic DNA from Solanum dulcamara chromosome 4, daSolDulc1.2, whole genome shotgun sequence:
TAATGCAAATCTTTCACACTACTCTCTCTgacccaatttatgtggcacccATTCCTTTTCAGTCTCtcccaaaaagaatgtcacTTTTCCTTATTTGGCAGCATCCTCATTTTACCCTTATGGTGTCCCGCTTAACACTTTATTGTGAAGAAAAGTAAAGCATTTAAGTGACTTTGATAAGGGCAATTTGGTAAACATAACAAAGGTTTTGCCTTATTTCTTTAACTCTATGTTCGGTAAAACGATGCCACATCAATTGGAATGAAGTAGTATTTCATAACACAGTCAGGAAAAAAACTGCAGACTTTCTTTGTAGAACTGTGCCATTGATAgttacattattttttattttgtaaataaaatagtagtagtaataaaaCCTATCAGTTGTTCACATACTTTCATCTGTTAGCTGTTCAATGTACTCCACCCTACAATCTCTATAACCCGGGGTAAATGTGATGTCGCACAGACAATAGAACACATTCTCTGTTCCACAATCAACCATAAACTCAATTATATAAATCAACTCATTAGAGAACTCGAAAACGGATGTTTAATTTAAACAGaatgttaaattttaaaaaatattcaggTGAGGGAAACGATAAGATTAAACCTAAAATCAGCAGCTGGAGATATAAGAAGAGCAAGGATCTAACAGAACACAAACATAACAGGCTGAAAAAAGAACTCACAGTTTTATTAGAGGAGAGAGAAGAGGTAGCAATTTCACGGCGACGGAGAGATGTGTGCAGCCAAGGCTAGTTTGTCACTGTAAAGGGGAAGTTCAGtgttagggtttagggttttacAGAGAGGCGGAGGAAAGGGTAAAAATGGATTAGAAATAGCTGCTTGGAGGCGTATGAAGTTGCAAGAGCCTTTGTATGTATGGGCTTATTAGGAATTCTACTTTTTGGTTGttcctttttaaaaagaatatttttttgacttaatatttattttaaccaattattaaaaaaaatgtttaagattaattattacaaacatgCTCTAAAtattacaaatatttatttttagttactAAGTTGTAAGATTAAGTTTGACTTCGTTACCTCTTGAATCAATTAAAAGATTATATTCCGTATATGAAATTTGGAATCAATCTCTCAatctaaaataaatcaattattGAAAAAGAGATAACGTTTTTGACCTATTTTTAATAGAGATATATAAAACTTAAATGAAGATAGTAACTTACCAATTAATTCAAATCGACAAGAGTTGAAACCTTCAAATTCTAATTTTCTGCAGAAAATATCCTTTGCAACAGAAAAACATCTCAATTATAAGAAAACTAACATCGTTCTAGTTTTACCCCGTTGATTATTAGATTTATAGACGGTAAATATTGAGAAGGataattcattttaaattaatggGTTCAAAACTTATGTCTATGTTTCTTTATGAATTACATCCAATAACTTTTTGCAAGCTTTGATAATTGAAGATATCAAACAAATTTTTGTGAATTCGCAAGtacagaaaaaagaaaaggttaattttgaagaaaatgcCACATAGCTTTAGTTATGTTTTGTCTGAATGAGATCGATCTTATCCAAATTGGTACTTGGtagtataattttaattattcttctaATTGGAACTGTTTCGGTATGAAAAGCAAATATCAGTGTTCCATTCATAAAGTTGAGGTCGCTCACATCGGAGGCAGCTACATCTGGAAAGCATCAAGCAGACAAAAAGTCGTATTTCCAGAGCACAGTATCATATTATTGTGGAAACAAAACACTGTTTCATCGATTTCAACATTGAAGGATTGTCAAAAATCATACTCACCTGTTCGTCCTACTAAAGATAGTCTAGACACTAATAAATTCACAACTACTCAAGACCCTTAATACAACCAGTtttgagcttgagggtaaaatTCTTCCAAGGGAGGGAATGAGATGGGGAAAAAAATAAACTCATTTTCAGAGGGAAAGTAGATCTATAACATTTCTGTCTCTCGCATGCACTAAATCAATTTCGCCTAGAATAATCATCTATTTCTTCACTTCCTCGTATTCAGCCTCTGGGGGTTGATCTCCTCCTTGAGCACCACCACTTCCGGATGCACCACCAGAACTGCCACCAGCCATGTGCTCTCCAATCTTAGAGACAGCTTTGTTTGCTGCATCAAGTTTCGACTTGATATCATCAATGTTCTCGGTCCCCATTGCTGCTCTCAAATCCGAAATAGCTGTCTCGATTTCTGTAACCACTTCCTTGGGGACCTTATCCTTGTATTCATTCAAGCTCTTCTCGATACTATATATGGTGGTGTCTGCACTATTCCTGATATCAATAAGTGCCTTGCGCTCTTGATCCTTCTGGGCATGCAATTCAGCTTCCCTGACCATCTTGTCTATCTCATCTTCCGATAGACCACCAGATGACCGAATGGTGATCTGCTGCTCTTTGCTAGTAGCCTTGTCCTTGGCGGACACGGTGACCATTCCATTTGCATCTATGTCAAACGTGACCTCTATCTGGGGCATACCCCTTGGCGCTGGAGGAATACCTACAAGCTCAAATTCACCCAGAAGCTTGTTATCAGAGGCCATTTCACGTTCACCTTGTAATACCTTGATGCCCACTTGTGTTTGGTTGTCCGCAGCAGTAGAAAACACCTGAAATACAAGAGGCAGCAACACACTGAACACTACAAAATACGAGCATACTTCACATTGGGAAATTAAGACCTCGACAAGCATGTGTCatccttctccaaatccatATTTGACAGCAGACAATTTAAGATGCTAATTTGTAAGTCATATCAGCGATGACGGAATAGAAACGAAAAGTTAGTTTGACAAAGAAAATcacatcaaatttaaaaaattttacTTCAGTGaatttgaattcttgaaatttgTATAAACATGGAATGGTCATACATCTCCCCACATGGAAAAAATTTATATGGATATTGGACGGAAGGAGCCACTTCTGGCAATACTAcgcaataataaaaataaacaggAGAACGCATTAAGATCCAACAACTCACCTGGCTTTTCTTTGTGGGAATGGTAGTATTCCTGTTTATTAACCTAGTGAAGATACCTCCCAATGTCTCAATACCGAGAGATAGAGGAGTTACATCCAAAAGAAGCAACTCTTTAACATCACCACGGAGAATACCACCTTGAAGTGCAGCTCCCATGGCAACTGCCTCATCTGGATTGACACCTTTGCTTGGGCTTTTACCAAATATCTCAGAAACTATTTCCTGCACCTTAGGGACCCGAGTCATACCTCCAACCAGGAGGACCTCATCCACATCTTTTAAAGATACTCCAGCATCCTTCAAACAATTCTTGCAAGGATTCCTTGTCCTCTCAATTAAGTGGTTCACCAATGTCTCAAATTTTGATCTTGTCAGTGTGATATTAAGATGTTTAGCCCCTGATGCATCGGCTGTGATGAACGGCAAGTTAATATCCGTTTGAGATGTTGATGAAAGCTCTATCTTAGCTTTCTCAGCTGCCTCTCGAAGTCTTTGTAGGGCAAGCTTGTCTTTTGATAGGTCAATTCCCTCAGTCCTCCTAAACTCACTCACTAAAAATTCTAACAATGCATTGTCAAAATCCTCTCCTCCTAAAAAGGTGTCACCATTAGTTGCCTTGACCTAGGTGGAGGCAAGTAGAGAGATGAGTTTAGACGGGAAAATCAGAAAGATACATAGCTTTAGAGTACCACAAATTTCACTTACCTCAAAAACACCATTTGATATCTCCAGGATTGAAACATCAAATGTTCCACCGCCAAGATCAAAAACAGCAACAAGGCCCTCTTTGCTGTTCATACCATAAGAGAGCGCAGCTGCAGTAGGTTCATTGATAATCCTTTGCACATCAAGACCTGCAATTCGCCCGGCGTCCTTTGTTGCCTGCCTCTGGGCATCATTGAAATAAGCTGGAACAGTGATCACAGCTTTATTAATAGACTTCCCAAGATAGGCTTCTGCGGTTTCCTTCATCTTTGTTAGAATAAATGCTCCAATCTGGCTTGGAGAATATTGCTGTCCATTTGCTTCAACCCAAGCATCTCCATTTGAGCCTCTCACAATCTTGTAAGGAACCATCTTCATCTCCTTTTGTGTTTGAGGATCATCAAAGCGTCTGCCAATTAGACGCTTGGTCCCAGAAAGAGTGTTTGTAGGATTGGTAACTGCCTGACGTTTGGCTGGAGTACCAACAAGCAGTTCTCCCTTCTGGTTAAAGGCAACCACAGAAGGAGTTGTTCTAGCCCCTTCAGAATTCTCGATGACTTTAGGATTCTGCATTAACAAGAGCAGCATCGAGGAAGGTTAGATAACCCACTGAAGCCATCTAGAGTACAGAGTATCTCAAATATGAACTGAACAGAAGATTAGCATTTCAAAAACTATAATCCTTACCTTCCCCTCCATCACTGCAACACAAGAGTTGGTGGTTCCCAAGTCTATCCCAATAATTTCATTTCCAGCAGGTTTGGAGCTGCAACGGAAGGCAAATAAGATTTTTGAGAAACAAATACACCAATACAAGATACAAAGGGAAAAGCGATTCTACAATCTAGATACCTAAATGGTCTAGCCAGACCAGCCCATTTAGCACCAACAAGTGATGGACACCACGAAGGCTTGGTGTTGGAAGCAAGCTGCACAAGCCAACAAACAGCAAATAATAGAGGAACGTTAGCTAATCAAAATGTAGGAGATGAGAATCTATCAGCTAGATCTTTCAAACCAATCAACTTCACCTCAATTTAGGTCAGTTGCACAGAATCTTATATATCCATTCTACTCTATATTCAAGCCCATTCTATATTGGCAAAATTGTTGAACGACAGCTTTAGTATAATAACAAGGGATAACCCACTATTAGCCAAGTCTATCAGCAACAGTAGTCGATCGATATTCACCCTTCCTTTATTCTTCTCttaaaatctcaactcaaaagctCTTCCTAATTTAAGACGAAAATTATGGAAGCTAAGACATATTAAACATCCTATATATTAGATTTTTTAATCCCAATTACAACATATTACGTAACCAGAATATGAACGAATTCTCTGTCCCATAATCACAACTCAGAGAAATCTAGAAGGGGTGCGTCTTATATATAACCAGAATATgaaagtttatttattttcatttcaaGGAAGTGATAAAGCTTAAATCATTCACAGTATGATATGAAATCACCATCTATAGATATTAGAATAGCAAAGATCTAACAGACGAAAAAACATAACAGCCTggaaatgaagaaaatgaactCACAGTTCTATACGCAGAGAGAGAAGAGGTAGCAAAATCACGGCGACGGAGAGATCTGAGCAAGGCGGCGGTCGCCATCGGAGAAACAAAGGAAGAAGACTAATTCGTAATTGTGGATGGAGATGCTGTGTGTTAGGGTTTTGGAAGGTTTTAGAGAGGAGGCGAAGAAATAGGGAAAAACAGATGCTTGTAGAAGGGGATAGAGTAATTATAGGATGCGTTGCGGTGTATGGTATAACTAGGTACACCAGAAAGTTCTAGATGTCTGCTTGAAACGACGTAGTTCGTCCACGACACTCTTGCTGGGTGCACTTCAAcctctcatttttatttttattttttttattattgttttttttagaTAAACTGCATttgttttataataattttatttacgaAGTTGCTAAGCGTGGATGAATAATTTTAGTcccaacacacacgaaaaaaaaaatacttttagatTGTTCTTTTAAATAATCTATATGTTGATTTAACGTGTATGTTTTCctctcttttctttaaaaatcatAGGAATACTACTTAAAAGATCTATGCAGTGATTTAATTTTGTGAAATTAATATACTATTTGGTCTTGTGAAGTTAATACAAATTATAAATGATAACGTTTTTGTTATTGGACGTCTATGCTtctttctaattaaaaaaataaacacaaaTACTAATAATTCTCgtgttaaattaaatttaaaaaaattatactgcAACAAATAAGTtggttgataattttttcataattatctTATTTGTTTCCCAtgtctaactttttttttatattcatcttattcatttttcatatttataatAACTTAAAGATTAACTCTTACTTCAAATTTCATttcatattaacatcattttGATTGTTTTCGGATGGAATTAGCATAATCTCAGAATTATCATCTCATATTGAATGTGgtgtaaaaataatattgaaattGTGTGAGAAAGAAGTTTAAGATATTTAACTTATGATTAAAACTTGGTTCTTACTTAAGAGAATCAAAATAGACTTGGAGCAACTTTCTTGATAGcaatttcaataatttcatatacacataattCATTGTTCTTGCTCCATAATCTAATCTTCCGGCTTGTAAATTAGCATTAACTATCTACTCATAAAAGCTGATaagtgaaaaaggaaaagaaaaaaaatgctcTACGAACTTTTGGTGTAGTAACTAGCACTGTAAATGgttaaaattaaattacattcaacaacaaaaacatattCAATATAGTCTTAAAGTTAAATTGCATCAGAAGTGTAAATATGCAGCTAGGGATAATGAACAGGCTGGCCCAGTTAATTAAGTAGGAATTAATTGTGTGCCAAACAGTTACGTTgactaattaatttgaatttccTACATTTTAAATCTTGGAATATCTGTTGTAGAGTAGAAGAAACATGTATAGAAAAATTAGCTCGAGAAGAAAGGGCAGAGAAGGAAATACACAATAAAGACATATTCAATGAAATCGCACAAGTAAAATCTGAATTAGGTGCACTCATGAGTTACGTAGAGGCAAGGGAATATTAAACACAATTCATAAGTACTTATTCAGATCTATAAACAAATATACACAATGGCCTTGATACATGGATTTACCAAGCAGTTgctaaaaggaaaataataaaatgaccAAGTCAAATGGAACTTGCATGCATCCTTAAGGTTTTACAACTCATTTGGGGAAAACGAGGCTTGAGGTCTCCTCAATTAGCAGATAAACTATACATAAGACAGACAGAAATAactatgttaattaattataacagATCCCCTAAAACATGCATCATTAAGTAAAAATATAGAAACATATCATGCCAATagtaatatttttagaaaaactcTCCAACCTGCAGGTTAAGGATGTTTCGTATACAAGTGTTGTGGCCCTTAATTAGCTTAATACAAGAGTGACCGAATTAGTTGGGTAGTTGATCTTCCAAATAAACCGTCTTAAGTTCGAAATCCCCTAAATTCCCTAGTCACTACGAAAAAGTAACTAGTATATATTGTACTTGTGCTGCTACTCTAGCGTTTTTAGATAACAACCATAGTATAGAGGCCATTTACCAAATAATGTCATTGTCTATCTCTTTATCAGCTTATCTAAAGCAATGAAGGTCCACAATGCTCATTCTATAAACAGGAAAAAATTGTCctgctttctttttctttcgtTTTGTACGGAACTTTATCATTTCTTTCTATACTTTATCATTTCTTTCTATACTTATTACCTTTGACTAATATTAATATATAGTAATAACACTATCTATTTAAATTCGACCAAACAAAACAATTACCTTAAAATTCAAatctttatttttgataattttcatcGAGGGAGACAGATTTAGGATTTCAAAATTTCGAGTGTCACATCACCTTGAACAGTAACATGTGCAATATTTTATGTAAGTAGCATCAATATTTACGCAGTGAAGCAACAAATAGGATTTATTATCGATTCAGTATACAAGGCCTCATTGATTTGGTTGACTTAAAGGTTAGGGGAGGGCTAggttttgattttatttaaCCACAATTTTGTTGGACATAAATGCCTGCTTAATTTACTTGCTAAAGCAATGTCCAAGTTGTGGTTCCATCGACACAGTGAGTTGATTTGTTACTTGGGTggcatgtattttttttttatatatatatatatatatatatatatatatatacaaaatttcAATGGAAATGTCTGAATTCCATGATACCATCTTTCTACAGATTATATAGATCCGTCCTTGTTTTTATTTGACTTGATCATCTTCgtcttatttaatttgaaaaaaagtctaaaatactCCTTAACTATGCGAATTGATACAAAAATGCCTTTTGTTTACCTATCGGGTCAAAAATACCCCGACGTCAATCTTTAGGGTCTTTTTTGTCCTTATTTATAAAGGCTGAAATTTTAAACTTAATTAACAATTTCATTAATGACGTATCACCATTCTATTAGCTACCCTAATAtttaatcaaatcaattaaaaaaaactcaaatccACTGCACCAAAATCCCCACCCGTAAGAAAATCCAATTCTGTTAACCCCTAGTTCCCAAGTACCCCATTCATTCCCAAATACCATCCTTCTACATAGATCTATGGCTGTTTTCATCCGACTTAAGCACCTTGTCTTATTTAATTTGGTCAACGACCCAAAGAGGAAAATACATAAAACGAAGATGTTGATAATTATGTCATTGATTCACACTCTACTTGTCTTCACTCCAGCAAGTTGCCCTGAATTTTAGCGTTGAATATGGTAAGTCAAATTGCAGCCCATATTgttctaataaaataaaaaaatagaatttgaaCCCCATGCATTAAATAGGACCACGATCCTTGCGTTAGCCTTTGTATTCTAGCTCAACATTTTTTTTCCATAATGGGAACTTACCAGCCAGATTCTCTCGCCGGAGTGACAAACTCCGATAACGAAGATGACGACGTCTCACCGATTGAAGAAGTCCGGTTAACGGTGACCAACACCGATGACCCGACCCTACCCGTATGGACATTTAGAATGTGGTTTTTAGGCCTTTTCTCTTGCTGTTTACTCTCTTTTCTCAACCAATTTTTCTCCTATCGAACGGAACCGTTAGTTATCACACAAATCACAGTCCAAGTTGCTACTCTTCCTATCGGTCATTTCTTAGCTACAATTCTACCGACGACGAAGTTCCGGCTACCTGGATTCGGGTCGAGATTGTTCTCGCTGAATCCGGGTCCGTTCAACATGAAGGAACATGTACTCATTTCTATATTTGCTAATGCTGGAAGTGCTTTTGGGAATGGTTCAGCTTATGCCGTTGGAATTGTGACTATTATCAAAGCTTTTTACCGAAGGAATATTTCATTTTTGGCTGGTTGGCTTCTTATTATTACCACTCAGGTAAAAACAAAGTTTTATCACCATCATTATCTTCCCTAAATTTTGTATGTTTCGACCATACTGATAAATAAATTACATATTGATAAGTTTCCTAAAACTTAAAAAGCTTTTGTTTGtaatgcaggttttgggatatggATGGGCTGGGCTTTTAAGGAAGTACGTAGTGGAGCCCGCCCACATGTGGTGGCCTGGAACTTTGGTTCAGGTCTCACTTTTCCGGTAATGTGAAATTTCTTATAATTCATGACTTTCATTTTTATGATTATCCGACACTGACAAGTAGGGTTatacagggcaaatcgataaatcgaatcaaattggaaaaaaaaactcgattagtggtttggtttgacttgggttggtgtttggaaaaaaaaaaccgaccattatagggttaatttggttttaactaaaaaaagtcaaatcaaacccaaaccgatccgattatagacatactacttttaaattatgttatacataaaaatatttattaaaatgtaatttataaatatatttttaaaatttttcataatttttgttgtatgtcttacatttagatttggacttgagaaacccatctaaataatatacaaaaaaaatccatcttataaagttaaaacttcaaacagtgttctgcctccatcttatacgttgatattttgtactagaactctttttaagaaacaCTGCTTTGTGTTTTTTAGTAGATACTATAAAAAACTGAGAAACTcgaaaaaaccaaaaaaattcggaaaaacccgaaaaacccaaaaaaaattgatatcgaaaaatccGACTTACACCCCTACTAACTAGTATTTATTTTCCTTCCCGTCCCAAACTATCTGATCATCTCCTTGACCAAAATATCTCGtgcccaaatattttttttctataggAGTAATAAATAATGGATTCTCTATGAACTAATAACTCAACTAAAATTTCTTAGATCTGTCCTAATCTAAATGGTTTATCCAATACTCCTaatggaaaaaaaagaatttgcaATCCTCTGCCTTATTGTTCGGCCATGTAGTtaaaaaactataaataaatagaagaaaAGATAAAGAATTTTCCACATTCTAGTTTTGGTATACCATGTGCTTCCTATATTCGACCACGTTCTATCCATATTTGttgttaataaaaataatgcaaCTCTCAAGTCTCAAGGAAAAACAAATTGATcattgtatatatttacttaAGGAGATGAGATGGGTCTGGTCACATGCTAGTTAAAATGTTAAATCGATTCTTTGACAGATGCCAGCCAGCTCTATAGATCGCCGACCCCTCGTGCCATTTATTATCTCAAAATTAACGGCACAAACCAAGGGTGTGTCTAGTATGAAAGGAAAATGTCTTTCGCGAAAAATATTTCTAATGTTTGGTTAATAGCTATAAAATAttgtttcaaaaatatttaaatataatttaggaAAATACTATGATACTGAAATCAAAAATACtataatctaaaaaaaaaatactacaatCGAGAGTCAAGATGGAGTCAGGGTCGAGAGTCAAGTTCCAGGTTGGGTTCGAGAGGCTAATTCAAGGATAGAATCTCGGGTCAAGTCGTTAAGGTCGGGAGTCAGGGTTAGATCCGGGGTAGTGGTCGAGTGCCGGGTCAAGAGTTAGGTAATTGGGTGTGGAGTCCTAGGTCAAGTCAGGAGTCAGGTCTCAACCCTGACCCTGACTCAGGAGCCAATCCCGATACTTAAAACCCCAAAAGTTTTGCTTTTTCTGGAAATATTGGATTTTATGTACATCTTCACTAAAgaaaaattgaatcatgttcATCTGGATCTGCTACAACTTTAATTCTTTGACACAAGTAGCGTAATGTAAGATATGAGAACTCCCGCTACTCAGTAAAAGGGGTGAGGCACGTCAAAGAGAATTCACATTTGTACATTGATAGCATTTAGCAGTTGATCGTTACTCGTTAGTAGACTAACATCTTTTGCAATGTGTTTGTTTACAAACTACGAATGCATGCATAATGACAATTTGCAATAGTAATTTGAAATCCTCCCTTTAACTTCACCGCTTACGAAGAGGCTGACTGCTGAGCACCAACCAACAATCCAGATatagaggccgtttggattgacttataagctattttcagttttttttgagtgtttgactgatcaacttaaaatcattttgtgcttaaaataagccccaataaatagttgtgtttatttgaatgaacttattttaagtaatttataagttgaaaacagcttataagtaaaaaaaaataatttggcttgcacctactttttttaaaaaacttataagcagttttcaatttataaactgcttaaaaataagtcaatccaaacaggctaataGCATACATGCTGATTACCACACTCCGGTGTCATCAAAATCCTACCTCAATCACGAAATACCAGTCAATCATCTGCACGATCACAGCTTAATTCATTTTCCAGATATATATCATGCAAAGAAACAAGAATACAGTCTTTGTTCTTGTAAAATGGATTATTTGTAAACTGAGGTCTCATAAACACGTTTATACAGTTAATAGTTCAGGGGTATAAGTGAATGCTGAAGTTTAAAAGTTGCTAAATATAGAAAGGTGACATTCCTTTGAAAcatactaaaaaggaaagtaagacacataaattaaaatgaggGAGTACTATTTATCGTGACATATAGCTGGAAAAAATGTCTTTGTATTCTCTATTCCTTTCATCCTCTTCCTAGGAGGTCCCGGACCACACATTTACATTCTAAAGCGTCACAAATCCAATTTAACCCAAAATAGTGTAAGGTTCTATTCAAGAACGACACCTCAGTCAAAGGAAGTTGCAGTGAACTATATGAATCATCACTGTAAGTTTCTTTGTTTCAAATTTTCTCATTCATTTCAGACTATGCAATGGTTGAAAGGTTTTTACTCCAGCTGCGCTTGTATAGAACAAGTAAATTGTTTCACAGTAATTTTCTTATTCAAACGGGTCAAAGATGCAGCAAATCATAACACACCTCGATATTTGTAGGGCCTTGCATGAGAAAGATGATCAGCGCATGTCAAGAGCAAaatttttccttattgcatTGATATGCAGCTTTTGCTGGTATTTGGTACCAGGATATCTATTCTCTACGCTCACGAGCATCTCATGGATCTGCTGAGCATTCTCCAAATCAGTAACAGCTCAGAAAATTGGATCAGGCATGAGGGGTCTTGGACTTGGAGCTATAACCCTAGATTGGTCTGCTGTGGCATCCTTCTTGTTCAGCCCCCTCATCTGCCCTTTCTTTGCCATTGTCAACGTCTTTGCAGGGTACATGTTGATAATATACATGGTGATCCCAACAGCATATTGGGGGTTTGACTTGTATGGTGCTTCCAAATTTCCCATTTTCTCATCGCACTTATTCACATCACAAGGTCAGAAGTACGATATATCAGCCATCGTGAATGACAAGTTTGAGCTAGATATTGGGAAGTACGAGGAGCAAGGGCGGATACATATAAGCATGTTCTTTGCTCTCACTTACGGTTTTGGTTTTGCTACTATAGCATCCACTCTTACACACGTGGCATTGTTCTATGGAAGGTAATACACACTAGCTATC
This window encodes:
- the LOC129885695 gene encoding heat shock 70 kDa protein, mitochondrial, encoding MATAALLRSLRRRDFATSSLSAYRTLASNTKPSWCPSLVGAKWAGLARPFSSKPAGNEIIGIDLGTTNSCVAVMEGKNPKVIENSEGARTTPSVVAFNQKGELLVGTPAKRQAVTNPTNTLSGTKRLIGRRFDDPQTQKEMKMVPYKIVRGSNGDAWVEANGQQYSPSQIGAFILTKMKETAEAYLGKSINKAVITVPAYFNDAQRQATKDAGRIAGLDVQRIINEPTAAALSYGMNSKEGLVAVFDLGGGTFDVSILEISNGVFEVKATNGDTFLGGEDFDNALLEFLVSEFRRTEGIDLSKDKLALQRLREAAEKAKIELSSTSQTDINLPFITADASGAKHLNITLTRSKFETLVNHLIERTRNPCKNCLKDAGVSLKDVDEVLLVGGMTRVPKVQEIVSEIFGKSPSKGVNPDEAVAMGAALQGGILRGDVKELLLLDVTPLSLGIETLGGIFTRLINRNTTIPTKKSQVFSTAADNQTQVGIKVLQGEREMASDNKLLGEFELVGIPPAPRGMPQIEVTFDIDANGMVTVSAKDKATSKEQQITIRSSGGLSEDEIDKMVREAELHAQKDQERKALIDIRNSADTTIYSIEKSLNEYKDKVPKEVVTEIETAISDLRAAMGTENIDDIKSKLDAANKAVSKIGEHMAGGSSGGASGSGGAQGGDQPPEAEYEEVKK